From one Choloepus didactylus isolate mChoDid1 chromosome 24, mChoDid1.pri, whole genome shotgun sequence genomic stretch:
- the LOC119520005 gene encoding ras-related GTP-binding protein D-like: MSQVLGKPQLEDDEEEEEDEPVGLADYGDGPDSSDADPDSGAEEGVLDFSDPFSTEVKPRILLMGLRRSGKSSIQKVVFHKMSPNETLFLESTNKICREDVSNSSFVNFQIWDFPGQIDFFDPTFDYEMIFRGTGALVFVIDSQDDYMEALARLHLTVTRAYKVNTDINFEVFIHKVDGLSDDHKIETQRDIHQRANDDLADTGLEKIHLSFYLTSIYDHSIFEAFSKVVQKLIPQLPTLENLLNIFISNSGIEKAFLSDVVSKIYIATDSTPVDMQTYELCCDMIDVVIDISCIYGLKEDGAGTPYDKESTVIIKLNNTTVLYLKEVRKFLALVCFVREESFERKGLIDYNFHCFRKAIHEVFEVRMKVVKSQKVQNQLQKKKGVTPNGTPRVLL; encoded by the coding sequence ATGAGCCAGGTGCTGGGGAAGCCGCAGCTGGAGGAcgacgaggaggaggaggaggatgaaccGGTGGGGCTAGCAGACTACGGGGACGGACCCGACTCCTCCGACGCGGACCCGGACAGCGGGGCTGAGGAGGGAGTTCTGGACTTCAGCGATCCCTTCAGCACTGAGGTGAAGCCAAGAATCTTGCTCATGGGCCTGAGGAGAAGTGGCAAGTCATCTATTCAGAAAGTTGTCTTTCACAAAATGTCTCCCAACGAAACCCTGTTTCTGGAGAGCACTAACAAGATATGCCGGGAAGATGTTTCCAACAGCTCCTTTGTTAATTTTCAGATTTGGGACTTCCCAGGGCAGATTGACTTTTTTGACCCAACATTTGACTATGAGATGATCTTCAGGGGAACAGGAGCACTGGTATTTGTCATTGACTCCCAGGACGATTACATGGAAGCCCTGGCCAGGCTCCACCTCACGGTGACCCGAGCCTACAAAGTCAACACTGACATCAACTTTGAGGTATTTATTCATAAAGTGGACGGCCTCTCAGATGACCACAAAATTGAAACCCAAAGAGATATTCACCAGAGGGCAAATGATGACCTTGCAGATACTGGACTAGAAAAAATTCACCTCAGCTTTTATCTGACAAGCATATATGATCATTCAATATTTGAAGCTTTTAGCAAAGTGGTTCAGAAACTGATTCCACAACTCCCAACCCTGGAGAATTTGCTGAATATCTTTATCTCAAATTCTGGAATtgaaaaggcatttctctctGACGTTGTCAGCAAAATTTATATTGCAACTGATAGTACCCCAGTGGACATGCAAACATATGAACTCTGCTGTGATATGATAGATGTGGTTATCGACATCTCTTGTATTTATGGTCTCAAAGAAGATGGAGCAGGAACCCCCTATGACAAGGAATCAACAGTGATTATAAAGCTAAATAATACAACAGTTCTTTATTTAAAAGAGGTGAGAAAGTTCCTGGCTCTTGTTTGCTTTGTCCGAGAGGAAAGCTTTGAAAGAAAAGGGCTTATTGACTATAATTTTCACTGCTTCCGGAAAGCCATCCATGAAGTATTTGAGGTGAGAATGAAAGTGGTGAAATCACAAAAGGTTCAGAATCAGCTGCAGAAGAAAAAAGGAGTCACCCCTAATGGGACCCCTAGAGTGCTGCTGTAG